From one Mycolicibacterium sp. HK-90 genomic stretch:
- a CDS encoding BMC domain-containing protein, translating to MSSNAIGLIETKGYVAALAAADAMVKAANVTITDRQQVGDGLVAVIVTGEVGAVKAATEAGAETASQVGELVSVHVIPRPHNELGAHFAVASK from the coding sequence ATGTCCAGCAACGCAATCGGACTGATCGAGACCAAGGGCTACGTCGCTGCGCTGGCCGCTGCCGACGCCATGGTGAAGGCCGCCAATGTCACCATCACCGACCGTCAGCAAGTCGGCGACGGTCTGGTCGCCGTCATCGTCACCGGTGAGGTGGGCGCGGTCAAGGCCGCCACCGAGGCCGGCGCCGAGACTGCCTCCCAGGTGGGCGAATTGGTCAGCGTGCACGTCATCCCGCGTCCGCACAACGAGCTCGGCGCGCACTTCGCGGTCGCCAGCAAGTAG
- a CDS encoding microcompartment protein, producing the protein MPTEAEESTRIRTQIRVYLLVEDLQRQFAAYLGTPTRARGYPPYEGEHALIVEVSPALAIERVIDLALREVPGIQPGILYVERQFGVLEIHSANLEDVQRAGEAILAGTGNKASDQLRPRVLYHDIIENITDQHAVILNRNRQASMILPGQSLLVYEMTPALFAAVAANEAERAAPGLTVVDVQMIGAAGRLYIGGSTADVTVARDRITEVLDGIEGQDH; encoded by the coding sequence ATGCCGACCGAAGCAGAGGAGAGCACGCGGATTCGCACGCAGATCCGCGTCTACCTGTTGGTGGAGGATCTGCAGCGCCAGTTCGCCGCCTACCTCGGTACGCCCACCCGGGCGCGGGGATACCCACCTTACGAGGGCGAACACGCGTTGATCGTCGAGGTGTCCCCGGCCCTGGCCATCGAGCGGGTGATCGATCTGGCGCTGCGTGAGGTCCCGGGCATCCAGCCCGGAATCCTCTACGTGGAACGCCAATTCGGTGTTCTGGAGATCCACTCGGCCAATCTGGAAGATGTCCAGCGAGCCGGCGAGGCGATCCTGGCCGGAACCGGCAACAAGGCCTCCGACCAGCTGCGGCCACGAGTGCTCTACCACGACATCATCGAGAACATCACCGATCAGCACGCGGTGATCCTCAACCGCAACCGGCAGGCCTCCATGATCCTGCCCGGGCAGTCGCTACTGGTCTACGAGATGACCCCGGCACTGTTCGCGGCGGTGGCGGCCAACGAGGCGGAGCGGGCGGCACCTGGGCTTACTGTGGTCGACGTGCAGATGATCGGTGCCGCGGGCAGGCTCTACATCGGCGGCAGCACCGCTGACGTCACGGTGGCGCGGGACCGGATCACCGAGGTGCTCGACGGTATCGAGGGCCAGGATCACTGA
- a CDS encoding EutN/CcmL family microcompartment protein yields MIAATVTGNVWSTRRIEGIPAGAFLEVEIDGTKSRMIAFDVLGTGVGEHVLIAQGSVAANWFTGTPPPVDALIIGSIDAGTDTKS; encoded by the coding sequence GTGATAGCAGCGACTGTCACCGGCAACGTGTGGTCGACCCGGCGCATCGAAGGCATCCCGGCAGGGGCGTTTCTCGAGGTCGAGATCGACGGAACGAAGTCCCGCATGATCGCGTTCGACGTGCTCGGCACCGGCGTCGGTGAGCACGTACTCATCGCCCAGGGCTCGGTAGCGGCGAACTGGTTCACCGGGACACCACCTCCGGTCGACGCACTGATCATCGGTTCCATCGACGCCGGCACAGACACCAAGTCCTGA